One Phaseolus vulgaris cultivar G19833 chromosome 11, P. vulgaris v2.0, whole genome shotgun sequence genomic window carries:
- the LOC137812586 gene encoding probable 2-carboxy-D-arabinitol-1-phosphatase yields the protein MFLVARPCGSSSARIHHLHSTPTSHRTRNVVVRCSLSSVQEKKEKPELDSELQTSVSFPPIRAAKRVVLVRHGQSTWNAEGRIQGSSNFSVLTKKGESQAETSRQMLIDDNFDACFASPLARSKKTAEIIWGSRQEPFIPDFELREIDLYSFQGLLKHEGKAKFGSAFREWQIDAENFIIDGHYPVRELWERARSCWTKILAHDSRSVLVVAHNAVNQALVATAIGLGPEYFRKLLQSNCGVSVLDFIPRSEGGSPHICLNRLNQTPGSPIAGGKSGGRETSKRIVLVCNGSTQGSAEDGFPFGGDQPLNMLGVIQSQKSAELLLDLKVNSIISSPNKACVETATAISQVQEAADCLGADCVPRYVEMKQMGSLDVETIFKQSEMDVSNFPPFQPGWLNRVDDGLRTTLWNQSGKAWRSLLDEISDESKPDEVIVTVGPPAIHIALMGHCLNLTKEWLGSFHLDAGSISVLDFPDGAKGKGVIRCINYTAHLGRWSIPITRSTEDGEEF from the exons ATGTTTTTGGTGGCAAGACCATGCGGTTCTTCTTCTGCGCGTATTCATCATCTTCACTCCACTCCCACATCGCACCGTACCAGAAACGTCGTCGTTAGATGCTCCCTCAGCAGCGTGCAGGAGAAGAAGGAGAAACCTGAACTGGATTCGGAGCTCCAGACTTCGGTATCATTTCCGCCGATCAGGGCGGCGAAGAGGGTGGTTCTGGTGAGGCACGGCCAAAGCACGTGGAACGCGGAGGGGAGAATCCAAGGAAGCTCTAATTTTTCTGTTCTCACGAAGAAGGGGGAGTCTCAGGCTGAGACATCACGCCAAATGCTCATCGACGATAACTTCGATGCCTGCTTTGCCag TCCTTTGGCTCGATCCAAGAAAACCGCTGAAATCATTTGGGGATCTCGCCAGGAACCCTTCATTCCCGACTTTGAATTGCGGGAAATCGATTTGTACTCCTTTCAA GGTCTGCTGAAGCATGAGGGGAAAGCAAAATTTGGTTCTGCTTTTCGTGAATGGCAGATAGATGCTGAGAATTTCATCATTGATGGTCATTATCCAGTTAGAGAGCTGTGGGAACGTGCTAGAAGCTGCTGGACTAAAATCTTAGCTCATGATAGCAGGTCTGTTCTTGTGGTTGCTCACAATGCTGTTAATCAGGCTCTTGTTGCCACAGCAATTG GTCTGGGGCCCGAGTATTTCAGAAAATTACTTCAGAGCAATTGTGGTGTTAGTGTGCTGGATTTCATCCCAAGATCTGAGGGTGGATCTCCACATATTTGCCTTAACCGCTTAAACCAG ACCCCTGGTTCACCTATTGCTGGTGGAAAATCTGGAGGTCGAGAGACAAGTAAGCGGATCGTACTTGTTTGTAATGGATCAACACAAGGAAGTGCAGAG GATGGTTTTCCTTTTGGTGGTGATCAACCATTGAACATGCTTGGTGTCATACAG TCCCAGAAATCTGCAGAGCTACTACTTGATTTGAAAGTGAATTCCATAATTAGCAGTCCTAACAAAGCATGTGTTGAGACAGCCACGGCAATCTCCCAG GTACAAGAAGCTGCAGACTGCTTGGGTGCTGACTGTGTGCCTCGATATGTTGAGATGAAGCAGATGGGGAGCCTTGATGTTGAAACTATCTTCAAACAATCTGAAATG GATGTATCCAATTTTCCGCCATTTCAACCTGGTTGGTTAAATAGAGTTGATGATGGATTGAGAACAACATTATGGAATCAATCTGGAAAAGCCTGGCGATCATTGTTGGATGAAATATCTGATGAATCTAAGCCAGACGAAGTTATAGTGACAGTTGGTCCTCCTGCAATCCACATAGCACTAATGGGGCACTGCCTTAATTTGACTAAAGAATGGTTGGGATCATTTCATCTTGATGCAGGGAGCATCAGTGTTCTTGACTTCCCTGATGGAGCTAAGGGAAAAGGTGTCATCAGGTGCATAAATTATACTGCACACTTGGGGAGATGGTCCATACCTATCACAAGATCAACAGAAGATGGTGAAGAGTTTTAA